A single Alkalihalobacillus sp. TS-13 DNA region contains:
- a CDS encoding MFS transporter, whose product MEMTVLKNRGFVSLWVGTAISGLAGAFGTFCNSILVYDMTGSKLALSSMWMLYFIPSIMLQLVSGPFIDRWSRKWIMVLSQWTRAAIFLVPLLTLTSGGLEPWHIYTVQIIIGLITPLYVPASQAIIPTVVSKEQLSEANAYIDGTARLMMFLAPVSGGVVIEYIGIKLTMLFVVVSLTISGISLFWIKENRISKDIRSTWFKQFTEGISYFFKEQRIVWLGIFLGFVQFGVGVTMVINLPYIIDILKGSYDDYGLFMAGFPLGYVIGSLLVGRIKYKSKRMLMLGALVIGGLTYVSLGIIHTIYLAILVEVVAGIAMAFFNVHNTTINQQTVPDHLMGKVFSVRLVIIRGVMPLGVLVGGIVSELWGIRPLFILIGTLISAAALIGMIFPYFKFIDVPVTSSKNIAS is encoded by the coding sequence ATGGAGATGACTGTTTTAAAAAATCGTGGATTTGTCTCATTATGGGTAGGAACAGCAATATCAGGACTAGCAGGGGCTTTCGGAACATTTTGTAATTCAATTTTGGTTTATGACATGACGGGATCAAAATTAGCTCTAAGCAGCATGTGGATGCTCTATTTCATCCCTTCAATTATGCTTCAACTCGTTAGTGGACCATTTATCGACAGATGGAGCAGGAAATGGATTATGGTACTTTCACAATGGACAAGGGCAGCCATATTTTTAGTTCCTCTTTTAACTTTAACAAGTGGAGGCTTAGAACCCTGGCACATCTACACGGTTCAAATTATCATTGGATTAATAACGCCTTTATATGTACCTGCAAGTCAGGCAATCATCCCTACCGTTGTCTCAAAGGAACAATTAAGTGAAGCCAATGCGTATATTGATGGTACTGCAAGACTGATGATGTTTTTGGCACCTGTTTCAGGTGGGGTTGTCATTGAATACATAGGGATAAAGTTAACGATGTTATTTGTAGTTGTTTCTTTAACGATCAGCGGTATTTCTTTATTTTGGATTAAGGAAAATCGAATTTCAAAAGATATTCGCTCGACATGGTTCAAGCAATTTACTGAAGGGATCAGCTACTTTTTTAAAGAGCAACGAATCGTTTGGTTGGGTATTTTCCTTGGCTTTGTCCAGTTTGGTGTCGGCGTTACCATGGTGATTAATTTACCTTATATCATTGATATTCTAAAAGGGAGTTATGATGACTATGGCCTATTTATGGCAGGCTTTCCTCTAGGATACGTAATCGGCTCACTTTTGGTAGGGAGGATTAAATATAAGAGTAAAAGAATGCTCATGTTAGGAGCACTTGTAATTGGGGGGTTAACATATGTCTCTTTAGGGATTATTCATACCATTTACTTGGCAATCTTAGTGGAAGTTGTTGCAGGTATTGCAATGGCCTTCTTCAATGTACATAATACCACGATTAACCAACAAACCGTTCCTGACCATCTAATGGGAAAAGTCTTTTCCGTCCGATTGGTCATTATACGAGGAGTAATGCCTCTTGGTGTTTTAGTTGGCGGAATAGTAAGCGAATTATGGGGGATAAGACCTTTGTTCATATTGATCGGTACACTTATCTCTGCTGCAGCTTTAATTGGTATGATCTTTCCATATTTTAAATTTATTGATGTTCCAGTTACATCTAGTAAAAATATTGCGTCCTAG
- a CDS encoding helix-turn-helix transcriptional regulator, which translates to MNVLNIAGKKRETYQVHLDYSLLWESALGIAAITNNRLFDTLEKKKEFERLLEVIPNELSFELKYVELNNTWKCLLQLLNYYQDPHDLNTFIAYIEGLSEREIRYICLPYLGKNTQNIRKRASDQDVDSIQVLKELTCDNHFFPDYIEFICNVDVMDMKKHLVSVISKWFQKVINPESDKITNILKNDFNNKELMKEKMDVEEFVHWATGGIKYVPEPDVKRVLLIPQLTYRPWTIESYMEETKVFYYPISNESINPEDRYVPNYFLIQKHKALGEEVRLKMIKLLNERDHTLQEITDKLDLGKSTAHHHLKILRAAKLVDIKSSKYRLRDTSIHSLHKELELYLNQ; encoded by the coding sequence ATGAACGTACTAAACATTGCAGGTAAGAAAAGAGAAACTTACCAAGTGCATTTAGACTATTCTCTATTGTGGGAGAGTGCACTAGGAATAGCAGCTATTACGAATAATCGTCTTTTTGACACTTTGGAAAAGAAAAAAGAATTTGAAAGATTGCTTGAAGTCATACCTAATGAATTATCATTTGAACTAAAATATGTAGAACTAAACAATACTTGGAAATGTTTGCTTCAACTATTGAATTATTATCAGGATCCCCATGACCTTAATACCTTTATTGCATATATTGAGGGACTTTCTGAAAGAGAGATAAGGTATATTTGTTTACCTTATCTCGGAAAGAACACTCAGAACATTAGAAAACGAGCCTCTGATCAAGACGTGGATTCCATTCAAGTGTTGAAGGAATTAACATGCGATAATCATTTTTTTCCTGACTACATTGAATTTATCTGCAATGTAGATGTCATGGATATGAAAAAGCACCTGGTGAGTGTAATCTCAAAATGGTTTCAAAAGGTTATCAACCCTGAATCAGATAAAATAACCAACATTCTTAAGAATGACTTTAATAACAAAGAATTAATGAAGGAGAAAATGGATGTTGAAGAATTTGTTCATTGGGCAACTGGAGGGATTAAGTATGTTCCTGAACCGGATGTGAAAAGGGTTTTACTTATTCCTCAGTTGACTTATCGACCATGGACAATTGAGTCTTATATGGAAGAAACGAAGGTATTTTATTATCCGATTTCCAATGAAAGTATTAATCCTGAGGATAGGTACGTACCAAACTATTTTTTAATACAAAAACATAAAGCACTAGGGGAAGAAGTTCGGTTAAAAATGATTAAACTCCTAAATGAACGGGATCATACTCTACAAGAAATTACGGACAAACTTGATCTGGGAAAATCAACAGCTCATCATCATCTAAAGATACTAAGGGCAGCCAAGTTAGTTGATATTAAGTCATCTAAATACAGGTTAAGAGACACATCGATACATTCATTACACAAGGAGTTGGAGCTCTATTTAAATCAATAG
- a CDS encoding PepSY domain-containing protein, giving the protein MTMPLISPEEATRIARDTISPYIEKELHQNQMKAEVLSRKNFFDEKRYVVSIDITNNRYAEVYINARDGKVLNARINDFDGVDIEIK; this is encoded by the coding sequence ATGACCATGCCTTTAATCTCTCCAGAAGAGGCAACCAGAATAGCAAGAGATACAATCTCTCCTTATATTGAAAAGGAATTGCATCAAAATCAAATGAAAGCTGAAGTCCTAAGCCGGAAAAATTTTTTTGATGAAAAAAGATATGTGGTCAGCATAGACATTACAAATAATCGTTATGCGGAAGTATACATAAATGCACGAGATGGAAAAGTTTTAAATGCAAGAATAAATGACTTTGATGGTGTAGATATTGAAATCAAATAA